Proteins encoded together in one Telopea speciosissima isolate NSW1024214 ecotype Mountain lineage chromosome 4, Tspe_v1, whole genome shotgun sequence window:
- the LOC122659172 gene encoding uncharacterized protein LOC122659172 — protein MNDIKDMNKEAYDWLSKNPPNMWARHAFDFRCKSDHITNNMSESFNQWINPVRNKPILIVINEIRKQLMSTMYKRYELDCTFKGIVTLKIKKKLNLLSEEFRGCILHPTGLDEYKVSDRGGSHEVNLKNHTCGCRVWESTGITCKHATCCILYKRHTLESYCDDYYSVKRYLEAYKDIIHPLPGLEQLKAEHHLGTVQPPPLKRLPGIPHINRRKEPDEGAFREFRKRFGSVRCRR, from the coding sequence ATGAATGACATTAAAGACATGAACAAAGAAGCATATGATTGGTTGAGTAAAAATCCTCCCAACATGTGGGCTAGACATGCATTCGATTTCAGATGCAAGAGTGACCATATAACAAATAATATGAGTGAATCATTTAACCAGTGGATTAACCCTGTTAGGAACAAGCCCATTCTGATTGTAATTAATGAGATAAGGAAACAATTGATGTCAACAATGTATAAAAGGTATGAATTGGATTGCACCTTTAAGGGAATAGTCACActaaaaatcaagaaaaagtTGAATTTGCTCAGTGAAGAATTTAGAGGGTGTATTCTCCATCCTACTGGATTAGATGAGTATAAAGTCTCAGATAGGGGTGGCAGTCATGAGGTTAATTTGAAAAACCACACTTGTGGTTGTAGAGTGTGGGAAAGTACAGGAATAACTTGTAAGCATGCAACCTGTTGTATTCTTTACAAGAGGCACACATTGGAAAGCTATTGTGATGATTACTATAGTGTAAAAAGATACTTGGAGGCTTACAAGGATATAATCCACCCATTACCTGGTTTGGAGCAGTTAAAAGCTGAGCATCACCTGGGTACTGTTCAGCCTCCACCCTTGAAGAGGTTACCAGGAATACCACATATCAATAGGAGGAAGGAACCTGATGAAGGAGCATTTAGAGAGTTTAGAAAAAGATTTGGAAGTGTCAGATGTAGGAGGTAG